Proteins from a single region of Peptococcaceae bacterium 1198_IL3148:
- a CDS encoding ABC transporter ATP-binding protein codes for MKKAIIAIENLNKTYVTDRGNNVEALQNISLNVQNNDFVCIVGPSGCGKSTLLRITAGLDTATSGFVYYQGEQVNKPNKEIGMVFQEYSLLPWRSVLDNVALGLEFSGKSNQECQQSAKEYLSLVGLNAFANAYPYELSGGMQQRVAIARALANNPQVLLMDEPFGALDAHTRILMQRELLTIWQKNRKTILFVTHSVDEAIYLADYIVVMSAHPGRIKEIIKVNMPRPRDRANPYYGQLSAKILDMLEKESQSAKAIACS; via the coding sequence ATGAAAAAAGCTATTATCGCAATTGAAAACTTAAACAAAACCTATGTTACCGATAGAGGAAATAATGTAGAAGCACTGCAAAACATTAGTCTAAACGTACAAAATAATGATTTTGTATGTATTGTTGGGCCATCGGGCTGTGGCAAATCGACGCTATTAAGAATAACAGCCGGTTTAGATACCGCCACATCGGGTTTTGTCTATTACCAGGGAGAACAGGTTAATAAACCAAATAAGGAAATTGGCATGGTATTTCAAGAATACTCTTTATTGCCCTGGCGATCTGTTTTAGACAATGTTGCTTTGGGCTTGGAATTTTCCGGCAAGTCAAATCAAGAATGTCAACAGTCAGCTAAAGAATACTTAAGCCTAGTGGGATTGAATGCCTTTGCCAATGCGTATCCCTACGAGCTTTCCGGTGGCATGCAACAACGGGTGGCCATAGCCCGGGCATTGGCTAACAATCCCCAGGTGCTACTAATGGATGAACCCTTTGGTGCCCTTGATGCCCATACCAGAATACTGATGCAAAGGGAACTGCTAACCATTTGGCAAAAGAACCGTAAAACAATTCTCTTTGTTACCCACAGTGTAGATGAAGCCATTTACTTAGCTGATTATATAGTTGTTATGTCTGCTCATCCAGGGAGAATAAAAGAAATAATTAAAGTTAATATGCCACGCCCTCGGGATCGAGCTAATCCTTACTACGGGCAACTGTCTGCAAAAATACTGGACATGTTGGAAAAAGAATCACAGTCAGCTAAAGCAATTGCCTGTAGTTAA
- a CDS encoding ABC transporter substrate-binding protein yields the protein MSKKVLILTLLVFMLMISGCGGSDTAATNDENQVPTLNVGYIFTNHQTPLMVAANKGEAFSSNGTYLKPIVEREKYELIADGEKVANINLVVNKSGSETTTLFAQKHLDLALGSITAMITGVDTDVPIKVISPLQTEGMALIFPQDSAINNWDEFLTLVKESDQPVKIGYHSPTSAPKFVLEGALDAAGLKITGDATDMSADILLVDLKETSNLIPALQSKQVDGWVGPSPFPEVAVTEGVGKVIIELRDLPPEGHWHDFPCCVLAARDEIIASNPKEVQAFANLITEASKWCNENKEEAAIITANWIGIPEEAAKASTLNYTTDPSENWLRGAGIHVETLGALDKLSGKLNGKNFADVESELFDFQFVD from the coding sequence ATGAGCAAAAAAGTACTAATTTTAACATTGTTGGTTTTTATGTTGATGATCAGTGGCTGTGGCGGAAGTGATACCGCCGCCACTAATGATGAAAACCAGGTGCCAACACTTAACGTTGGGTACATATTTACTAACCACCAAACCCCTTTGATGGTGGCAGCCAATAAAGGGGAAGCATTTAGTAGTAACGGTACATATTTAAAACCAATAGTTGAGAGAGAGAAATATGAGTTAATCGCTGATGGCGAGAAAGTGGCAAATATAAATCTAGTTGTTAACAAAAGTGGTTCAGAAACCACCACACTGTTTGCCCAAAAGCATCTAGATTTGGCCCTGGGCTCGATCACCGCTATGATCACTGGTGTTGATACTGATGTGCCCATTAAAGTAATTAGTCCACTGCAAACCGAAGGTATGGCTTTGATCTTCCCTCAAGACAGTGCGATTAATAATTGGGATGAATTTTTAACCTTGGTAAAAGAGAGCGATCAACCGGTAAAAATAGGTTACCACTCACCCACCAGTGCACCAAAATTTGTTTTAGAAGGTGCCCTTGATGCTGCCGGTTTAAAAATAACCGGTGATGCCACCGATATGTCTGCGGATATTTTGCTGGTTGACTTAAAAGAAACCTCTAACTTAATTCCCGCCCTGCAGAGTAAACAGGTTGATGGTTGGGTTGGACCATCCCCATTTCCAGAAGTGGCTGTAACCGAAGGTGTGGGTAAAGTAATTATTGAACTGCGCGACTTGCCACCGGAAGGTCATTGGCACGATTTCCCCTGTTGTGTATTGGCAGCCAGGGATGAAATTATTGCATCAAACCCAAAGGAAGTGCAAGCCTTTGCTAACTTAATTACCGAAGCCAGTAAATGGTGTAATGAAAACAAAGAAGAAGCAGCCATTATTACCGCTAACTGGATTGGTATTCCCGAAGAAGCAGCTAAAGCATCCACACTTAATTACACAACCGATCCTTCTGAAAACTGGCTGCGTGGAGCAGGTATCCACGTTGAAACATTGGGAGCTTTAGATAAGCTGAGTGGAAAACTTAATGGCAAAAACTTTGCAGATGTGGAATCTGAACTATTTGATTTCCAATTTGTTGATTAA
- a CDS encoding double-cubane-cluster-containing anaerobic reductase, with protein sequence MRPESMSIIGDMRDQNILALEHAKKNNHKIVGMYCAYSPQELIIAAGAAPVSLCGTKQEPIAQAEKHLPRNLCPLIKSSFGFAVSDTCPYFRHSDFLIAETTCDGKKKMYELLSQYKPMHVMHLPQGTNRSGALRWWLEEIYILKEQLEKNLNATITEDKLRQAIKLVNRERVAMRKLHEVSKLKPSPISGIDMLTAIWMKGFNVDKEQGIKLINELTSEIMELVEKGQSPFTPNTPRLLITGCPVGIGSEKVVRIAEESSANVVAFENCTGYKTLYSLVDEDENRNPYEAIAERYLNIPCSCMSPNAGRYELIKEMAAEYQVDGVIDLTWQACHTYNAEGKLLRHYVENELDLPYLHIETDYSQADLETLRVRIEAFLEML encoded by the coding sequence GTGCGCCCAGAATCGATGTCAATTATTGGAGATATGCGGGATCAAAATATTTTAGCATTGGAACATGCTAAGAAAAACAACCATAAAATAGTGGGTATGTATTGCGCCTATTCACCCCAGGAGTTGATTATAGCTGCCGGTGCTGCCCCGGTTAGCCTGTGTGGCACTAAGCAAGAACCGATAGCCCAGGCAGAAAAACATTTACCCAGAAACCTCTGCCCATTGATTAAATCCAGTTTTGGGTTTGCTGTTTCCGATACCTGTCCCTATTTTAGACACTCTGACTTTTTAATCGCAGAAACAACCTGTGATGGCAAGAAAAAAATGTATGAGTTGTTAAGTCAATATAAACCAATGCATGTAATGCATTTGCCCCAGGGCACCAATAGATCTGGCGCTCTGCGCTGGTGGCTAGAAGAAATATATATCCTGAAAGAGCAGTTGGAAAAGAACTTAAATGCAACCATTACCGAGGATAAATTGCGCCAAGCGATTAAGCTAGTTAACCGCGAACGGGTGGCAATGAGAAAACTGCATGAAGTAAGTAAACTAAAGCCCTCACCTATATCGGGTATAGATATGCTCACTGCCATTTGGATGAAGGGTTTTAACGTTGATAAAGAGCAAGGCATAAAACTGATTAATGAATTAACTAGTGAAATAATGGAGCTGGTTGAAAAGGGTCAATCACCGTTTACACCAAATACACCAAGGCTTTTAATCACTGGCTGTCCAGTCGGCATTGGCTCGGAAAAAGTGGTGCGCATTGCTGAAGAAAGCAGCGCCAATGTAGTGGCCTTTGAGAACTGTACCGGTTACAAAACACTGTATTCGCTGGTAGATGAAGATGAAAACAGGAATCCCTACGAGGCAATAGCTGAACGGTATCTTAACATTCCCTGCTCCTGCATGTCACCCAATGCCGGTAGATATGAACTAATCAAAGAAATGGCAGCAGAATACCAGGTAGACGGTGTCATCGACCTGACCTGGCAAGCCTGCCACACCTACAACGCCGAGGGCAAACTGCTGCGGCACTATGTAGAAAATGAACTGGACTTGCCCTACTTGCATATAGAAACCGATTATTCCCAGGCAGATTTAGAAACGCTGCGGGTGCGGATAGAAGCATTTCTTGAGATGCTCTAG
- a CDS encoding multidrug efflux SMR transporter, which produces MAWFALILAGLLETFGVAMINQLSVKRNWQTVMLLILGFCASLALLSYSLQFIPMGTGYAIWTGIGVVGGTLVGMLFFRESKDWKRIVFIAMILGAAVGLKLVS; this is translated from the coding sequence ATGGCTTGGTTTGCTTTAATTTTAGCAGGTTTATTGGAGACCTTTGGTGTTGCAATGATTAATCAATTGTCTGTAAAGCGAAATTGGCAAACTGTCATGTTATTGATTTTGGGGTTTTGCGCAAGCCTTGCATTACTCAGTTATTCATTGCAATTTATTCCTATGGGAACCGGTTATGCTATTTGGACAGGAATTGGTGTCGTTGGAGGCACCTTAGTAGGGATGCTATTTTTTAGAGAATCAAAGGATTGGAAAAGGATCGTCTTCATAGCTATGATTCTAGGTGCTGCGGTTGGACTAAAACTTGTTTCATAA
- the selB gene encoding selenocysteine-specific translation elongation factor, with product MGTAGHVDHGKSNLIKALTGIETDRLREEKERGISIELGFAYLTLPGGRRAGIVDVPGHERFIKNMLAGVSGIDLVLLVIAADEGVMPQTREHFDILQLLRVKKGIIVLTKVDLVDEDWLELVKEEIKEFFSGTSFENAPMIPVSSVTGEGLPTLLETIDSMVQNVEERTDIGKVRLPVDRVFTVPGFGTVVTGTMASGRLSISDEVVLMPTNICSRVRGLQVHGNKEEFAQAGQRLAVNLAGVEVAEIQRGNVLCTQGALKPSYRLDVKIHLLANTVKPLLHRARVRLHIGTDEIISRVIMFDRDQLRPGEDAYVQLQLEDTAVASKGDRFVIRRLSPMQTIGGGVVIDPLAQKHKQYKKDVIEILRTKEKGTADELLQQFLATHPLPVTEAIAAEEANVAAADWDDALHKLLKEDKVKLVLADNENMLIYKERYLCWVEQITVALKEYHDKYALREGYPKEELRSRMFDKLNTKVFLYLLQQMDNDGYIKVNPQTLRLPEFSGLPTGKDAELITTIEHILKKNIFQPPNWNEIVKQLVLKPDQAAEYQAFLLRTDKIIKVEDNIYFHIDGINKAKDVIAQYINETGKINLGETRDLLKTSRKYALPLLLYLDRIRFTRRIGDDRVLGAKA from the coding sequence ATTGGTACTGCCGGACACGTCGATCATGGAAAATCAAATCTTATTAAAGCGCTGACCGGCATTGAAACCGACAGACTGCGGGAAGAAAAGGAACGGGGCATATCGATTGAACTGGGGTTTGCTTACCTGACACTGCCTGGAGGCCGCCGGGCAGGCATAGTGGACGTGCCGGGGCACGAGCGTTTTATTAAAAATATGCTAGCGGGAGTCAGCGGTATTGACTTGGTACTGTTGGTGATAGCGGCAGACGAAGGTGTAATGCCCCAAACCCGGGAGCACTTTGATATTTTACAACTATTGCGGGTAAAAAAAGGCATTATAGTGCTGACAAAAGTAGATTTGGTAGACGAAGATTGGCTGGAACTAGTGAAGGAGGAAATTAAAGAATTTTTTTCGGGCACATCCTTTGAAAATGCCCCGATGATCCCTGTTTCCTCAGTGACAGGGGAAGGCTTACCAACGTTACTGGAAACTATAGACAGCATGGTGCAGAATGTTGAGGAACGGACAGATATTGGCAAAGTGCGGTTGCCGGTGGACAGAGTTTTTACCGTGCCTGGCTTCGGCACAGTGGTCACTGGCACCATGGCATCGGGCAGACTGAGTATTAGTGACGAGGTAGTGCTGATGCCAACCAATATTTGCAGCCGGGTGCGAGGCTTGCAGGTGCATGGGAATAAAGAGGAATTTGCTCAAGCGGGGCAGCGACTAGCGGTAAACCTGGCCGGTGTTGAAGTGGCAGAAATACAGCGCGGTAACGTGCTTTGTACCCAAGGCGCGTTAAAACCCTCCTACCGACTGGATGTAAAAATACATTTGTTGGCTAATACCGTAAAACCACTGCTACACCGGGCCAGGGTGAGACTGCACATTGGTACAGACGAAATAATTAGCCGCGTGATTATGTTTGATCGAGATCAACTGCGACCCGGCGAAGACGCATACGTACAACTCCAGCTAGAAGATACTGCTGTGGCCAGCAAGGGCGATCGATTTGTAATTAGGAGACTATCGCCGATGCAAACCATTGGCGGCGGCGTGGTCATTGACCCTTTGGCGCAAAAACATAAGCAATACAAAAAAGATGTTATTGAAATATTAAGAACTAAAGAAAAGGGTACTGCCGATGAACTGCTACAGCAATTTTTAGCAACACATCCTCTACCGGTAACTGAGGCTATAGCCGCTGAAGAAGCCAACGTGGCAGCAGCAGACTGGGACGATGCATTGCATAAACTACTAAAAGAAGACAAGGTTAAGCTGGTTTTAGCAGACAACGAAAATATGCTGATTTATAAAGAAAGATATCTTTGCTGGGTGGAGCAAATAACTGTTGCTCTTAAGGAATACCATGATAAATATGCATTGCGGGAGGGTTACCCTAAAGAAGAATTGCGATCTCGCATGTTTGATAAGCTTAACACCAAAGTTTTTCTGTACCTGTTACAACAAATGGACAACGATGGCTACATTAAAGTCAATCCGCAAACTCTCAGGCTACCAGAATTCAGCGGTTTGCCGACAGGCAAGGATGCCGAATTGATCACTACTATAGAACATATATTAAAGAAAAATATTTTTCAACCGCCCAACTGGAACGAGATAGTCAAACAATTAGTGCTAAAGCCAGATCAAGCTGCAGAGTATCAAGCATTCCTGCTGCGGACTGATAAGATAATAAAAGTGGAAGATAATATCTACTTTCATATTGATGGTATCAACAAGGCTAAAGATGTAATTGCCCAGTATATTAACGAGACAGGAAAGATTAACTTGGGGGAAACCAGAGACCTATTGAAAACCTCCAGAAAATACGCTCTACCGTTGTTGCTATACCTTGACCGAATCCGCTTTACTCGCCGCATAGGGGATGACCGTGTTCTGGGCGCTAAGGCGTAA
- the rarD gene encoding EamA family transporter RarD, which produces MKLQKQSEQTLGVLSVAIAYFFWGILPIYWKFVQSVPATQVLAHRIFWSFIFVLALLLVSGQIKAFFADFVDIVHHPKKFFLVFAASAIVSVNWLTYIWAVNSNHVIETSLGYYINPLISVMLGVIVLREKLSLWQMVSFCLALIGVLIVTLHFGSVPWIALTLAISFGLYGLLKKTISYGALTGLGLETLFITPFALIFLTYVHNQGGGAFGGLKISALLMGAGVVTAIPLILFASGAKRLPLSVVGFIQYIAPTIALLLGVFLYHEPFTKVHLVSFVFIWAALIIFSLSKTNYFIQLESLLVKRIMTGKRETY; this is translated from the coding sequence ATGAAGTTACAAAAGCAAAGTGAGCAAACATTAGGTGTGTTATCCGTTGCCATTGCCTATTTTTTTTGGGGAATATTGCCCATCTATTGGAAGTTTGTCCAAAGCGTCCCTGCCACCCAGGTATTGGCCCATAGAATTTTTTGGTCCTTCATTTTTGTGCTGGCCCTTTTATTGGTTAGCGGTCAGATAAAAGCCTTTTTTGCGGATTTTGTGGACATTGTTCACCACCCCAAAAAATTTTTTTTAGTTTTTGCCGCTTCGGCCATTGTCAGTGTCAATTGGCTTACATACATATGGGCTGTTAACAGTAATCATGTAATCGAAACCAGTTTAGGCTACTATATTAATCCATTAATTAGTGTTATGTTAGGGGTTATTGTGCTAAGGGAAAAACTTTCCCTTTGGCAAATGGTTTCCTTTTGTTTGGCACTAATTGGAGTGTTAATAGTTACCCTTCATTTTGGCAGTGTGCCCTGGATTGCCTTAACATTGGCCATCAGCTTTGGTTTATACGGCTTGCTTAAAAAGACCATCAGCTACGGTGCGCTGACCGGATTAGGCTTAGAAACGCTATTTATCACCCCCTTTGCGCTGATATTTTTAACTTATGTTCACAATCAGGGGGGCGGTGCCTTTGGTGGTTTAAAGATTTCAGCCTTATTAATGGGTGCCGGGGTAGTGACTGCGATACCATTAATTTTGTTTGCTAGCGGGGCCAAACGGTTACCCCTTTCGGTGGTTGGCTTTATTCAGTATATCGCCCCCACCATTGCCCTGCTGTTAGGGGTGTTCTTGTATCACGAACCCTTTACAAAGGTACATTTGGTGTCATTTGTTTTTATTTGGGCAGCATTAATAATCTTTTCTCTGTCCAAAACAAATTATTTTATCCAACTGGAATCGCTGCTTGTAAAAAGAATAATGACTGGGAAAAGGGAAACATACTAG
- a CDS encoding glycosyltransferase family 8 protein, whose amino-acid sequence MNILVTLDANYIRPLKVMLKSLFINNPEEQFNIYLMHSSIKEQELSDIKQFVTKHEHQLFVITIGDQYFNDAPIIKHYTKEMYYRLLAFKFLPESLDKILYLDPDILVINKISQLYHTDISNSLYAAAFHKISVKEINKLRLFPYEIEEYFNSGVLLMNLTLQRKKINEQQIYEFVDKNKNRLILPDQDVINALYSKDIRQVDEILYNYDPRYYWYYKISSKGIIDMDYVINHTAIIHFCGKRKPWKQNYTGKFHSLYKHYEKLALQ is encoded by the coding sequence ATGAATATTCTAGTGACATTGGATGCAAATTATATCAGGCCCTTGAAGGTAATGCTTAAATCACTGTTCATTAACAATCCTGAGGAACAATTCAACATTTATTTGATGCATTCCAGCATCAAAGAACAAGAACTGTCGGATATAAAGCAATTTGTTACCAAGCATGAACATCAGCTTTTTGTCATTACCATTGGTGATCAGTATTTTAATGACGCCCCCATCATCAAGCATTACACCAAAGAGATGTATTATCGGTTATTGGCCTTTAAATTCTTGCCGGAAAGTCTGGATAAAATTTTGTACCTCGATCCAGATATCCTGGTGATAAATAAAATCAGCCAGCTGTATCATACCGACATCAGCAATAGTCTGTATGCGGCAGCATTTCATAAAATCTCGGTGAAAGAAATCAACAAATTACGGCTATTTCCCTATGAAATCGAAGAATATTTTAACTCCGGAGTTCTTTTAATGAACCTCACTTTACAAAGGAAAAAAATAAATGAGCAGCAAATCTATGAATTTGTTGACAAAAATAAAAATAGACTGATCCTGCCGGACCAAGATGTCATTAACGCCCTCTATTCAAAGGACATTAGACAAGTGGATGAAATCTTATACAACTATGACCCTAGATATTACTGGTACTACAAAATTTCTAGCAAAGGTATCATTGATATGGACTATGTCATTAACCACACTGCAATTATCCACTTCTGCGGCAAAAGAAAGCCCTGGAAACAAAATTACACCGGCAAATTCCATTCATTATACAAACATTATGAAAAATTAGCATTGCAGTAG
- a CDS encoding sulfurtransferase TusA family protein encodes MLKTVDARGLSCPEPVILTRQLLSQTTEGKVQVLVDNNTAKENVTRAAESMGWQVVVEMQGTDIILNLSK; translated from the coding sequence ATGCTAAAGACAGTAGACGCTCGGGGTCTGTCCTGTCCTGAGCCGGTAATATTAACTCGTCAATTATTAAGTCAAACCACAGAAGGTAAAGTGCAAGTACTTGTGGATAATAATACAGCCAAAGAAAATGTAACCCGTGCTGCGGAAAGTATGGGTTGGCAGGTTGTTGTAGAAATGCAAGGCACAGACATTATATTAAATCTTAGCAAGTAA
- a CDS encoding multidrug efflux SMR transporter, producing MSRNWLKVFVAAFLEVFWVIGLTHSYDFWTWSGTIIAIIGSNYLMITAAQVLPAGTVYAIFVGLGTVGTVIAEILFFGEPFKLAKILLITILLAGVIGLKLVTDDAVERGAES from the coding sequence ATGAGTAGAAACTGGCTTAAAGTATTTGTCGCAGCCTTTTTAGAAGTTTTTTGGGTGATTGGATTGACTCACTCCTATGATTTTTGGACATGGTCCGGGACTATTATCGCTATTATAGGCAGTAATTATTTAATGATTACCGCAGCACAAGTACTTCCAGCGGGAACGGTCTATGCCATTTTTGTGGGCTTAGGAACTGTAGGTACTGTCATTGCAGAAATTCTTTTCTTTGGCGAACCATTCAAATTGGCAAAAATTCTTTTAATAACAATACTATTGGCCGGTGTCATTGGTTTGAAACTAGTCACAGACGATGCGGTCGAGAGAGGAGCTGAGTCTTGA
- a CDS encoding ACT domain-containing protein, translating to MELKLIEKSFSICKVIDLSKVNFNDEYVFLAKTDEEISLVCQTKYVPGNCVECEKGWSAFRINGELDFSLIGILSKISKILADNKIGIFVVSTYNTDYIFVKEDNLTSAIEVLTAAGYRFI from the coding sequence GTGGAACTAAAACTTATAGAAAAAAGCTTTTCAATATGTAAAGTAATAGATCTTTCAAAAGTGAATTTTAACGATGAATATGTTTTCTTAGCAAAGACTGACGAAGAAATTTCTTTGGTTTGTCAAACCAAATATGTTCCAGGTAATTGTGTTGAGTGTGAAAAGGGATGGAGCGCCTTTCGGATAAATGGTGAGTTGGACTTTTCTTTGATTGGCATTCTATCAAAGATATCAAAAATATTGGCGGACAACAAAATTGGCATCTTTGTTGTTTCTACATATAATACAGATTATATTTTTGTAAAAGAAGATAACCTTACTTCCGCCATTGAAGTATTAACCGCAGCGGGATATAGATTTATATAG
- a CDS encoding ABC transporter permease has product MQKETTTVPPTSHYDFSIFKRAITGFGLAIIVPLLFIVTWNMIAQNLENPVILPEVGAVVNLLLHPTESLISMGSLLQNIFVSITRVLAGYLLAVIIAIPLGVLMGYYSLVYKLLNNFLGMFRPIPPLAWVPLVLAWFGVSSMATVTGVESGTLYVYLNNLKLSMIFIIFIGSFYPVLTSTIYGVRSVKKTLIDSARVLGASEYDIFRKILLPAAAPSIVNGMRIGLGVAWMCLVSAEMLPGSLSGIGYLITHAYTIARTDIVIAGMICIGVVGTLLDLGFGYLENKKFAWQRLAR; this is encoded by the coding sequence TTGCAAAAGGAAACAACGACCGTTCCCCCGACCAGCCACTATGATTTTTCGATATTTAAAAGGGCCATTACTGGTTTTGGGTTAGCAATTATCGTACCCCTGCTTTTTATTGTTACTTGGAATATGATTGCCCAGAACTTAGAAAACCCAGTTATACTGCCGGAAGTGGGTGCAGTAGTAAATTTGCTACTGCACCCCACTGAAAGTTTAATTAGTATGGGTTCATTGCTGCAAAACATTTTTGTAAGTATCACCAGAGTGCTGGCTGGCTATTTGCTGGCAGTGATCATTGCCATTCCCCTAGGGGTGCTGATGGGTTACTACAGCCTGGTGTATAAACTGTTAAATAACTTTTTGGGCATGTTTCGACCGATTCCACCACTGGCCTGGGTGCCACTGGTTTTAGCCTGGTTTGGAGTATCCAGCATGGCCACTGTAACCGGAGTTGAATCTGGGACCTTATATGTATACCTAAATAACTTAAAGCTATCGATGATCTTTATTATTTTCATTGGGTCTTTTTACCCGGTGTTAACCAGTACAATCTACGGTGTGCGAAGTGTGAAAAAAACATTAATTGATTCTGCCCGCGTGCTGGGTGCCAGTGAATACGATATCTTTCGGAAAATATTGTTGCCCGCAGCAGCGCCTTCAATAGTAAACGGCATGAGAATAGGCCTGGGAGTTGCCTGGATGTGTTTAGTTTCGGCCGAGATGTTACCGGGTAGTTTATCCGGAATAGGGTATTTAATCACCCACGCCTACACCATTGCCAGGACAGATATTGTAATCGCCGGCATGATTTGTATTGGGGTTGTGGGTACTTTGCTAGACTTAGGCTTTGGCTACTTAGAAAATAAAAAGTTTGCTTGGCAGCGTCTGGCCAGATAA
- the yedE gene encoding YedE family putative selenium transporter, giving the protein MRNKILIVAAGGVVGLLGVMLVALGNPANMGYCIACFLRDISGALGLHRAAPVQYLRPEIIGLVLGAFASALVSRDFRVVGGSNTLARFTLAFFGIIGMLVFLGCPLRMVYRLAGGDLNALVGFAGLIVGIVIGTMFLKQGYSLGRAIPQNKGAGYIFPIIAIILLGFLLIKPAFIFFSQEGPASMHAPIIISLAAGLLVGVLAQRSRLCMVGGIRDLIFFRDTHLLSGFVVMLVVATIGNLIMGNFTLGFEQQPIAHNDGLWNFLGMTLAGFAAILLGGCPLRQIISASEGNTDSVITVLGFIAGAAFAHNFGLAASGSGVPGSGQIAVIIGLLVVLAIAIIGLQGSKALGGNVDAKDSRRSGSVLS; this is encoded by the coding sequence ATGAGAAACAAAATACTTATTGTAGCTGCTGGGGGGGTTGTTGGGCTTTTAGGCGTAATGCTGGTCGCCCTAGGAAACCCAGCTAACATGGGCTACTGCATTGCCTGCTTTTTGCGGGATATTTCGGGGGCTCTGGGACTACACCGGGCAGCACCAGTTCAATATCTACGGCCCGAGATCATTGGCTTAGTACTGGGCGCCTTTGCTTCTGCCCTTGTCAGTCGAGACTTTAGAGTTGTGGGAGGCTCAAATACGCTAGCCCGCTTTACACTAGCCTTTTTTGGTATAATTGGCATGTTAGTGTTTTTAGGGTGCCCCTTGCGCATGGTATACAGGTTAGCGGGCGGAGATTTAAATGCCTTGGTTGGTTTTGCAGGCTTAATAGTGGGGATAGTCATTGGCACAATGTTCTTAAAGCAGGGCTATTCTTTGGGCAGGGCTATACCACAAAATAAAGGTGCAGGTTACATATTCCCGATTATAGCTATTATTTTATTGGGTTTTTTATTGATAAAACCAGCCTTTATATTTTTCAGTCAAGAAGGTCCCGCTTCTATGCACGCACCAATAATAATATCTTTAGCGGCAGGTTTACTGGTTGGGGTTTTAGCCCAGCGTTCCCGCTTATGCATGGTTGGCGGCATTCGTGATTTGATTTTCTTCCGGGACACCCACCTATTGTCAGGTTTTGTGGTGATGTTAGTGGTTGCCACCATTGGAAATTTAATAATGGGCAATTTCACCCTAGGTTTTGAACAACAGCCCATAGCTCATAATGATGGATTGTGGAATTTCTTAGGCATGACGCTAGCAGGTTTTGCAGCTATTCTGCTGGGAGGTTGCCCACTGCGTCAAATTATTTCTGCCAGTGAAGGTAACACCGATTCTGTTATTACCGTTTTAGGTTTTATAGCCGGTGCCGCCTTTGCTCATAATTTTGGTTTAGCTGCCAGTGGATCAGGGGTTCCTGGTTCAGGTCAGATAGCTGTAATTATCGGCTTATTAGTGGTGCTGGCAATTGCAATAATTGGATTGCAAGGAAGTAAAGCATTAGGAGGTAATGTGGATGCTAAAGACAGTAGACGCTCGGGGTCTGTCCTGTCCTGA
- a CDS encoding MarR family transcriptional regulator, whose amino-acid sequence MKVSDFKNTMWDYTRKIAESMNNAFSPVCEEHHLTMMQARILMELYHNKSHTVGSLANSLSVAGANISTMCKKLESKGYLERVRDQEDERVVKLALTNRGKKTVLAIDKSLNEKISQQVVGEAKKDFDDIILGLKKLNSLLQKISIVEKE is encoded by the coding sequence ATGAAAGTTTCTGATTTCAAAAACACCATGTGGGATTATACCAGAAAAATTGCCGAAAGTATGAACAACGCCTTTAGCCCAGTGTGTGAAGAACATCACCTTACAATGATGCAGGCCAGAATACTTATGGAATTATATCATAATAAATCTCATACTGTGGGCAGTTTAGCCAATAGTCTCAGCGTTGCCGGAGCTAATATTTCCACCATGTGTAAAAAATTGGAGAGTAAAGGTTATCTAGAGCGGGTTAGAGATCAGGAGGATGAAAGGGTAGTTAAACTGGCATTAACCAACCGGGGCAAAAAAACGGTGCTCGCAATAGATAAATCCCTCAATGAAAAAATATCCCAACAAGTAGTTGGTGAAGCGAAAAAGGATTTTGATGATATTATCTTGGGCTTAAAAAAGCTTAACAGCTTATTACAAAAAATAAGTATAGTTGAGAAGGAGTAA